DNA from Streptobacillus canis:
TAATTGCTTCCATATTTGCTTTTAATACTAAATCATATATAGATTTATCAAATTCAGATACTTTTCCAAATGGTATACATCTAGTTATGTCACTTGCATATCCTTTATAGTAGCAACCAAGATCTAATAATACATATTCATTTTCTTTTAGTTTTCTATCTCCACTTTCACCATGTGGGCTTGCAGCATTATCTCCAAATAAAACAATAGTGTCAAAACTCATTTTAGAAATACCTTGTTTTTTAATTTCATTTTCAATAATTGATTTCAATTCTAATTCTGTAATTCCAACTTTTAGATTTTTAACTGCAATTTCTATACACGTGTCAGCATATTTTGCGGCAATTTCCATTAATTCTAATTCTGAATTATTTTTTTTCTTTCTAAAATTACGTATTAGTGATGAAATGTCAAGAGTTTCTTTTACATTAAAAGTTTCTAATACTGATTCAAATCTTGAAACAGTAATATGTTCTTTTTCTACCCCTATTTTTGGTATATCTTTTGTTAATTCATGTAGTTTTTGATAAGGGTTTTCAGTATCAAAAT
Protein-coding regions in this window:
- a CDS encoding M24 family metallopeptidase — translated: MKKIEILKYIEENSLDAIMITTPKNIEYLTGFACDPHERALIYVFNKLGEDFLLCPKLEEEDAKRVIQGTKITGYFDTENPYQKLHELTKDIPKIGVEKEHITVSRFESVLETFNVKETLDISSLIRNFRKKKNNSELELMEIAAKYADTCIEIAVKNLKVGITELELKSIIENEIKKQGISKMSFDTIVLFGDNAASPHGESGDRKLKENEYVLLDLGCYYKGYASDITRCIPFGKVSEFDKSIYDLVLKANMEAIKAVKPGITFATLDKIARDIITEAGYGEYFNHRLGHGLGMDCHEYPDVSQKTLDKLEPGMTFTIEPGIYLPDKVGIRIEDDIYVTEDGYKVLTKYPK